A window from Opitutia bacterium ISCC 52 encodes these proteins:
- a CDS encoding peptidylprolyl isomerase has translation MSESTNPKVAIETKKGTITIELFQDQAPISAENFLSYVGKDFFADTIFHRVIPNFMIQGGGFKENMLQKDTDAPIKNEADNGVKNEKYTLAMARTQVVDSATSQFFINTADNAFLDHGGRDFGYAVFGKVIEGTEVVDAISQVATGNKGMHQDVPVEAVIIQSAKVVS, from the coding sequence ATGTCAGAATCAACCAATCCAAAGGTCGCTATTGAGACCAAAAAAGGTACTATCACGATAGAGCTGTTCCAAGATCAAGCTCCCATCAGCGCTGAGAATTTTCTCTCCTACGTAGGGAAAGATTTCTTCGCGGACACCATATTTCATAGGGTAATTCCCAATTTTATGATCCAGGGAGGAGGTTTTAAGGAAAACATGCTCCAGAAGGATACCGATGCTCCGATCAAGAATGAGGCTGACAACGGTGTGAAGAATGAAAAATACACACTCGCAATGGCCAGGACTCAGGTTGTGGATAGTGCGACCTCGCAGTTTTTCATCAATACTGCTGACAATGCTTTCCTGGACCATGGTGGTCGTGATTTTGGGTATGCCGTGTTTGGTAAGGTGATTGAAGGAACGGAAGTTGTGGATGCCATTAGCCAAGTCGCAACTGGAAATAAAGGCATGCATCAGGATGTTCCCGTTGAGGCTGTAATTATACAATCAGCCAAGGTAGTTTCTTAA